A single region of the Manihot esculenta cultivar AM560-2 chromosome 12, M.esculenta_v8, whole genome shotgun sequence genome encodes:
- the LOC110628640 gene encoding MADS-box protein SVP translates to MAREKIQIKKIDNATARQVTFSKRRRGLFKKAEELSVLCDADVALIIFSSTGKLFEYCSSSMKEILERHNLHSKNLEKLEQPSLELQLVENSNRSRLSKEVAEKSHQLRQMRGEELQGLNIEQLQQLEKSLEVGLSRVIEKKGEKIMNEISELQTKGRKLMEENERLRQEVMEISNCRKQTIADSENVVYEEGQSSESVTNVCNSNGPPHDYESSDTSLKLGLPYNG, encoded by the exons ATGGCTAGAGAGAAGATTCAGATCAAGAAGATCGATAACGCCACCGCGAGGCAGGTAACATTTTCCAAACGCCGAAGAGGGCTTTTCAAAAAAGCTGAGGAGCTTTCCGTCCTCTGCGATGCTGATGTTGCTCTTATCATCTTCTCCTCCACTGGCAAGCTCTTTGAGTACTGCAGCTCCag CATGAAGGAAATACTAGAAAGGCATAACTTACACTCAAAGAATCTTGAGAAGCTGGAGCAGCCATCTCTTGAGTTGCAG CTGGTAGAGAACAGCAACCGCTCCAGGTTAAGCAAGGAGGTTGCAGAGAAAAGCCATCAACTAAG ACAAATGAGGGGAGAAGAGCTCCAAGGATTAAACATAGAACAGTTGCAGCAGCTAGAAAAGTCTCTTGAGGTTGGATTAAGCCGTGTGATTGAAAAGAAG GGagagaaaattatgaatgaaatCAGTGAACTTCAAACAAAG GGAAGGAAATTAATGGAAGAGAATGAACGGCTACGACAAGAA GTCATGGAGATATCCAACTGCCGAAAACAGACCATTGCTGATTCAGAGAATGTGGTTTATGAGGAAGGGCAGTCTTCAGAGTCTGTAACCAATGTCTGCAACTCTA